A window of Candidatus Methylomirabilota bacterium contains these coding sequences:
- a CDS encoding ABC transporter substrate-binding protein, producing MASHRKTIALVVLTFGTAVALLGSAVAAVAQPKIGVLMPLSGKGASYGAHQQVAIRMFQDKGEALKLVIYDTRGENTDAINLTRKLIGSDQVLAIVGPLFSGESEVTFPVAVQGKTPIITPTSAKPGIAAANRPWAFRNALTSDKLDGALIDRWLAANPGVKKVVILLDTKDAVSKSDGSVVLPAALKSRGITVLDSISFQTGDIDYSAQVTKAKSLNPDGVVVAALYNEGANVVREVRKQGMTQPIVAGLGVMDPRFIELAGPAAEGVMTVNDFWTDNPDPAVARWVADYKKRSPTPPSNAAALMYDTLDIVRSCAEKSGLSGKPDDLEKDRERMRDCLARVKDYKAPVTGATTFDEHGDAVRQPVVLVVRQGRFESVR from the coding sequence ATGGCGTCGCATCGCAAGACGATCGCACTCGTCGTACTGACGTTCGGCACCGCCGTCGCCCTCCTGGGCTCGGCGGTGGCGGCCGTCGCCCAGCCCAAGATCGGGGTGCTGATGCCGCTGTCGGGCAAGGGGGCCTCCTACGGGGCCCACCAGCAGGTGGCGATCAGGATGTTCCAGGACAAGGGCGAGGCGCTGAAGCTCGTCATCTATGACACCCGCGGCGAGAACACGGACGCGATCAACCTCACCCGCAAGCTGATCGGCAGCGACCAGGTGCTGGCGATCGTGGGGCCGCTCTTCAGCGGCGAGTCCGAGGTGACCTTCCCGGTCGCGGTCCAGGGCAAGACGCCGATCATCACCCCGACCTCGGCCAAGCCCGGCATCGCGGCGGCCAACCGGCCCTGGGCCTTCCGCAACGCGCTGACCTCCGACAAGCTCGACGGCGCCCTGATCGATCGCTGGCTCGCCGCCAACCCGGGGGTGAAGAAGGTCGTGATCTTGCTCGACACCAAGGACGCGGTCTCGAAGTCGGACGGCAGCGTGGTGCTGCCCGCCGCGCTGAAGAGCCGCGGCATCACCGTGCTCGACTCCATTTCGTTTCAGACTGGCGACATCGACTACTCGGCTCAGGTCACCAAGGCCAAGAGCCTCAATCCGGACGGGGTGGTCGTGGCCGCGCTCTACAACGAGGGCGCCAACGTGGTGCGCGAGGTGCGCAAGCAGGGTATGACCCAGCCCATCGTGGCCGGGCTCGGGGTGATGGACCCGCGCTTCATCGAGCTGGCCGGCCCCGCCGCCGAGGGAGTCATGACCGTCAACGACTTCTGGACCGACAACCCGGATCCGGCGGTGGCCCGCTGGGTGGCCGATTACAAGAAGCGCTCCCCCACCCCGCCCAGCAACGCGGCCGCCCTCATGTACGACACCCTCGACATCGTGCGGAGCTGCGCCGAGAAGAGCGGGCTCAGCGGCAAGCCCGACGACCTCGAGAAGGACCGCGAGCGGATGCGCGACTGCCTGGCCAGGGTGAAGGACTACAAGGCCCCGGTGACCGGCGCCACCACCTTCGACGAGCACGGCGACGCGGTCCGCCAGCCGGTGGTGCTGGTCGTGCGCCAGGGCAGGTTCGAGTCGGTCCGGTAG
- a CDS encoding FadR/GntR family transcriptional regulator — MTSHRIFEGVVQDLRVAIAQGRIAPGERLPTERALAQQFRVSRASVREAVRILELFGLVTVRRGRAGGVVTTPHCTEIARDSFASLQPLGRHGFQHSLEFRRIIEPKVAELAAQRATDDHLNTLHKTIRMLEEHPDSTEAFVESNRLFHQTLAQASGNPYVQGFLPDFFATEVMSHAAGTAGPVQRSFARFFHGKIADAVARHDGKEAAVWMEAHLSQLESDFLRSAEVERVDGAAPSPPARPRRRPGRTRPHRARGR, encoded by the coding sequence ATGACCTCTCACCGCATCTTCGAAGGCGTCGTCCAGGACCTCCGCGTCGCGATCGCGCAGGGGCGCATCGCTCCCGGTGAGCGCCTGCCCACCGAGCGCGCGCTCGCCCAGCAGTTCCGGGTGAGCCGGGCCTCGGTGCGCGAGGCCGTCCGGATCCTCGAGCTGTTCGGGCTCGTGACGGTGCGGCGCGGACGCGCCGGCGGCGTGGTGACCACGCCCCACTGCACCGAGATCGCCCGCGACTCGTTCGCGTCGCTCCAGCCCCTCGGGCGGCACGGCTTCCAGCATTCCCTCGAATTCCGCCGCATCATCGAGCCGAAGGTGGCCGAGCTGGCCGCGCAGCGGGCGACCGACGACCACCTGAACACGCTGCACAAGACCATCCGCATGCTGGAGGAGCACCCCGACTCGACCGAAGCCTTCGTGGAGAGCAACCGGCTCTTCCACCAGACCCTGGCCCAGGCCAGCGGCAACCCCTACGTCCAGGGATTCCTGCCCGACTTCTTCGCCACCGAGGTCATGAGCCACGCCGCCGGCACCGCGGGCCCGGTCCAGCGGTCGTTCGCCCGGTTCTTCCACGGCAAGATCGCCGACGCGGTGGCGCGGCACGACGGCAAGGAGGCCGCGGTCTGGATGGAGGCGCATCTCTCGCAGCTCGAGAGCGACTTCCTCCGCTCCGCCGAGGTCGAGCGGGTCGACGGTGCGGCCCCCTCGCCGCCCGCGCGGCCGCGGCGCCGCCCGGGCCGGACGCGGCCGCATCGAGCGCGCGGTCGATGA
- a CDS encoding protein kinase — protein MAVLHGNDRNEPNDTDVTAGGAGGPAADPAKPYPSVTDVGHRYQPIKSLGGTPGDVLYLARDRQTGALVEVRVFTGDRGADGDLVGALRHLAARAARVSEQCPGIATLSECERAGGVGVALAMAHHEGTTLREAIRGSGGLHPERALPLAVKIAEILQRAHACGLVHGGLRPDNVLLTGPGPTVLLTQYGIDRILARWTALRQRKGSAVTTHTVYDAPEQVHGEMTERGDVYAFGAILYEMLAGSFPRTGIAPIRRGHLERLAKRRPGITPGLERIVTRTLQLKPERRPDLAALCEDLRAEIAGGPPKRRHRRPVVGRWAPARKASLMAGGLIVALGLAIWATQAYLAPRDPRWALPWFPFAPADSGTPAAPVPTVPIATPPPAASPPARPNPSAPAAPPAVASPLVETPSPPHADAVTSAPPSSAPRGEEKTPPPAPSPATTRPRPLAPRVDARREPATARPGDAAPAERPSAPNPPEPVRTAPRSSEDPGAVIDWLLNEGRQRH, from the coding sequence ATGGCAGTTCTGCACGGCAACGATCGCAACGAACCGAACGACACTGACGTGACCGCCGGCGGCGCCGGCGGCCCCGCGGCCGATCCCGCGAAGCCCTATCCATCCGTCACCGACGTCGGCCACCGCTACCAGCCGATCAAGTCCCTCGGCGGCACTCCCGGAGACGTCCTCTACCTCGCCCGGGACCGGCAGACCGGTGCCCTCGTCGAGGTCAGGGTGTTCACCGGCGACCGCGGAGCCGACGGTGATCTCGTCGGCGCGCTCCGGCACCTCGCGGCCCGCGCCGCGAGGGTCTCCGAGCAGTGCCCGGGCATCGCCACGCTCTCGGAATGCGAGCGCGCGGGCGGCGTCGGGGTCGCCCTGGCCATGGCCCACCACGAGGGAACCACGCTGCGAGAGGCGATCCGCGGGAGCGGGGGACTGCATCCCGAGCGCGCGCTCCCCCTCGCGGTCAAGATCGCCGAGATCCTCCAGCGGGCCCACGCCTGCGGCCTGGTCCACGGAGGACTACGGCCGGACAACGTGCTGCTCACGGGCCCCGGGCCGACGGTGTTGCTGACCCAGTACGGCATCGACCGCATCCTCGCCCGATGGACCGCCTTGCGACAGCGCAAGGGCAGCGCCGTCACGACTCACACGGTCTACGACGCCCCCGAGCAGGTCCACGGTGAGATGACGGAGCGAGGCGACGTCTACGCGTTCGGCGCCATCCTCTACGAGATGCTCGCCGGCTCGTTCCCGCGAACCGGCATCGCCCCCATTCGTCGCGGCCATCTGGAGCGGCTCGCCAAGCGCCGGCCCGGCATCACGCCGGGTCTCGAGCGCATCGTCACCCGGACGCTTCAGCTCAAGCCCGAACGGCGGCCGGATCTCGCGGCGCTGTGCGAGGACCTGCGAGCCGAGATCGCCGGAGGGCCGCCGAAGCGGCGGCACCGCCGTCCGGTCGTGGGCCGGTGGGCACCGGCGCGGAAGGCAAGCCTCATGGCCGGGGGACTCATCGTCGCGCTCGGGCTGGCGATCTGGGCGACCCAGGCCTACCTGGCGCCGCGCGATCCGCGTTGGGCGTTGCCGTGGTTCCCGTTCGCGCCCGCCGACTCCGGCACGCCTGCCGCCCCGGTCCCGACGGTGCCCATCGCCACTCCGCCGCCCGCCGCGAGTCCACCGGCTCGCCCCAATCCATCGGCGCCCGCGGCCCCGCCGGCCGTCGCGAGTCCTCTCGTCGAGACGCCGTCTCCGCCGCACGCCGACGCGGTCACCAGCGCTCCTCCGTCCTCGGCCCCGCGTGGCGAGGAGAAAACTCCCCCGCCCGCGCCATCTCCGGCCACGACGCGGCCCAGGCCGCTCGCGCCGCGAGTCGATGCGCGCCGCGAGCCGGCAACCGCGCGTCCCGGAGACGCCGCGCCGGCGGAGCGCCCGAGCGCACCGAACCCGCCGGAGCCCGTCCGCACCGCCCCCCGGAGCAGCGAAGACCCGGGCGCCGTCATCGATTGGCTGCTGAACGAAGGGCGGCAACGGCATTGA
- a CDS encoding amidohydrolase family protein, with translation MTIIDSQVHAYEANTPKRPWHSVPNWPEHVTGDEMVAAMDAVGVDGAIFISAFSMYRYDASYAVEVQRAHPGRLAIVKPVDPDDEAVVDVIADWKKTPGTVGIRIMMTKEAGRDPSDPGLDRILRAAVRYDFPVNMLCWGNVDAGAALIDRHPDTRFIIDHLAIAQPRTPPAPPEPWADLPKVLDLARRPNAVIKVSGACTLSREPYPFPDIWDPLARVFDAWGFERCLWGTDWTRAFAVVNYEQAVEPFRRTDRLSESERAMLMGGACAKAYGWSPRKA, from the coding sequence ATGACGATCATCGATTCCCAAGTCCACGCCTACGAGGCGAACACCCCGAAGCGGCCCTGGCACAGCGTGCCGAACTGGCCCGAGCACGTCACCGGTGACGAGATGGTGGCGGCCATGGACGCGGTCGGCGTCGACGGGGCGATCTTCATCTCCGCGTTTTCCATGTACCGCTACGACGCGAGCTATGCGGTGGAGGTGCAGCGAGCGCATCCGGGCCGCCTCGCCATCGTCAAGCCGGTCGATCCGGACGATGAGGCGGTGGTGGACGTCATCGCGGACTGGAAGAAGACGCCGGGCACGGTCGGCATCCGGATCATGATGACCAAAGAGGCGGGGCGCGATCCGAGCGACCCCGGCCTCGACCGGATCCTGCGCGCCGCGGTCCGGTACGACTTCCCGGTCAACATGCTGTGCTGGGGCAACGTGGACGCGGGCGCGGCACTCATTGACCGTCACCCCGACACGCGCTTCATCATCGACCATCTGGCCATCGCGCAGCCCCGGACGCCCCCCGCCCCGCCGGAGCCCTGGGCCGATCTGCCGAAGGTGCTGGACCTCGCCCGACGCCCGAACGCGGTGATCAAGGTCAGCGGGGCCTGCACGCTGTCCCGCGAGCCCTATCCGTTCCCGGACATCTGGGATCCCCTCGCCCGCGTATTCGACGCCTGGGGCTTCGAGCGCTGCCTGTGGGGCACCGACTGGACTCGCGCCTTCGCGGTCGTCAACTACGAGCAGGCCGTCGAGCCATTCCGCCGAACCGACCGCCTCAGCGAGAGCGAGCGGGCCATGCTCATGGGCGGCGCGTGCGCCAAGGCGTACGGCTGGTCTCCGAGAAAGGCGTGA
- a CDS encoding DUF2249 domain-containing protein encodes MTVARLLAEHPEMVEVLASYHAHFKQLRNRLLRRVMAPRVTVAQAARMAGVPADELLRVLRRAAGEEALDPDPSPAPEATVEARRGEDRPPRALADVPDARQVHLDVREDIRRGQEPFARIMAAVKALGADRVLVLRVPFEPIPLYDVLGKRGLAHWTEQRAADDWWVWCYRSSEPIPEASSEAPAADDRGVLDVRGLEPPQPMLRVLEAIERLGPGAMLEVHHDRRPMFLYPQLDDRGFRHETDEPEPGLVRILIWKAD; translated from the coding sequence ATGACGGTCGCTCGGCTCCTCGCGGAGCACCCCGAGATGGTCGAGGTGCTGGCGAGCTACCATGCGCACTTCAAGCAGCTGCGGAACCGGCTGCTGCGCCGGGTGATGGCGCCGCGCGTGACGGTGGCCCAGGCCGCGCGGATGGCGGGTGTCCCGGCCGACGAGCTGCTGCGGGTCCTGCGGCGCGCGGCGGGTGAGGAGGCGCTCGACCCCGATCCATCCCCGGCACCGGAGGCGACCGTCGAGGCCCGTCGGGGCGAGGACCGGCCACCTCGGGCGCTGGCCGATGTCCCGGACGCGCGCCAGGTGCACCTCGACGTGCGCGAGGACATCCGCCGAGGGCAGGAGCCCTTCGCGCGGATCATGGCGGCGGTGAAGGCGCTCGGCGCCGATCGGGTGCTGGTGTTGCGCGTGCCCTTCGAGCCCATCCCGCTCTACGACGTGCTCGGCAAGCGCGGACTCGCTCACTGGACGGAGCAGCGGGCCGCCGATGACTGGTGGGTGTGGTGCTATCGCTCGAGCGAGCCGATCCCGGAGGCATCGTCCGAGGCGCCGGCGGCGGACGATCGCGGCGTGCTGGACGTCCGCGGCCTCGAGCCGCCACAGCCCATGCTGCGAGTCCTCGAGGCGATCGAGCGGCTCGGGCCGGGGGCCATGCTCGAGGTGCACCACGATCGCCGCCCGATGTTCCTCTATCCGCAGCTCGACGACCGTGGCTTCCGCCACGAGACCGACGAGCCCGAGCCGGGGCTCGTGCGCATCCTCATCTGGAAGGCAGACTGA
- a CDS encoding branched-chain amino acid ABC transporter permease: MLLQQLVNGLMLGSTYSLIAIGYALIFGVLGLVHLAHGEVFMMGALIGLQLVLWLHAGPAVALVGALLGTALLGIIIELTAFRPIRARHGPVFAPMVSTIGVGLVLQEVATKAFGGEQVGFPHRLEPVTWHVGPITISSVQLLILGVSLALMVALHLWVTRTRMGMAMRASAESTLTARLLGISTDRVILVTFAVASALAGAAGVLVGLSFNAISPFMGIDMGVKGLAIMLLGGLGNIYGAMVGGLLLGAIEVLSVAYLASSYRDAFVFAVMILILLSRPQGLFGVGQVR; this comes from the coding sequence GTGCTGCTCCAGCAGCTCGTCAACGGGCTGATGCTCGGCAGCACCTACTCGCTCATCGCCATCGGCTACGCCCTGATCTTCGGCGTGCTCGGGCTCGTGCACCTGGCCCACGGCGAGGTGTTCATGATGGGCGCGCTGATCGGGCTGCAGCTCGTGCTGTGGCTGCACGCGGGGCCGGCGGTGGCCCTGGTCGGCGCGCTGCTCGGCACCGCGCTGCTGGGCATCATCATCGAGCTGACCGCGTTCCGTCCCATCCGGGCGCGTCACGGGCCCGTGTTCGCTCCGATGGTCAGCACCATCGGGGTCGGGCTCGTCCTGCAGGAGGTCGCCACCAAGGCGTTCGGGGGCGAGCAGGTCGGGTTTCCGCACCGGCTCGAGCCGGTCACCTGGCACGTGGGCCCGATCACGATCAGCTCGGTGCAGCTCCTGATCCTGGGCGTCTCGCTGGCCCTGATGGTCGCGCTGCACCTCTGGGTGACCCGCACCCGCATGGGCATGGCCATGCGCGCGAGCGCGGAGAGCACCCTGACCGCGCGGCTGCTCGGCATCTCCACCGACCGCGTGATCCTGGTGACCTTCGCGGTGGCCTCGGCGCTGGCCGGCGCGGCCGGGGTGCTGGTCGGCCTCTCGTTCAACGCGATCTCCCCGTTCATGGGCATCGACATGGGAGTGAAGGGCCTCGCGATCATGCTGCTGGGCGGGCTCGGCAACATCTACGGCGCCATGGTCGGCGGCCTGCTGCTGGGCGCGATCGAGGTGCTGAGCGTCGCGTACCTGGCCTCGTCCTACCGCGACGCCTTCGTCTTCGCGGTGATGATCCTAATTTTGTTGTCCCGGCCGCAGGGGCTCTTCGGCGTGGGCCAGGTGCGCTAG
- a CDS encoding PEP-CTERM sorting domain-containing protein, with product MVARGIVLILTVALFALASPAHANLITNPGFETGNFNGWIQFGNTGFTFVDGAPHSGASAAWLGPVGSLGFLLQIVPTTPGTLYSLSYFLQSDGFTPNEFQVSWNGSLLSDQLNLPAFSYTEQTFSNLLATSTTTPLVFGFRNDPGFFQLDDVAVSPVPEPATLLLLGTTMAGLGLATRRKRGQRS from the coding sequence ATGGTCGCACGAGGCATTGTACTGATCCTGACAGTTGCACTGTTCGCTCTGGCGAGTCCCGCGCACGCGAATCTCATCACCAATCCGGGATTCGAGACGGGGAACTTCAACGGCTGGATTCAGTTCGGCAACACCGGGTTCACTTTCGTCGATGGTGCGCCCCACAGCGGCGCTTCCGCCGCCTGGCTGGGCCCGGTCGGCAGCCTCGGCTTCCTGCTGCAGATCGTACCGACGACGCCCGGCACGCTTTATAGCCTGAGCTACTTCCTTCAGAGCGACGGTTTCACGCCGAACGAATTTCAGGTGTCCTGGAATGGAAGCCTGCTCTCCGACCAGCTGAACCTTCCCGCGTTCAGCTATACCGAGCAGACCTTCTCGAATCTGTTGGCTACGAGCACGACCACTCCGCTGGTCTTCGGCTTCCGTAACGATCCGGGATTCTTTCAACTGGACGACGTCGCAGTCAGTCCAGTCCCCGAGCCGGCCACGTTGTTGCTACTTGGCACCACGATGGCAGGCTTGGGGCTAGCGACTCGCCGGAAACGCGGTCAACGCAGCTAG
- a CDS encoding cupin domain-containing protein, with the protein MTGPWSQIIAVDDVAWQEFQPGISFKVVWQDPPTKRRAQMTRFAPGAQLPLHRHVGDELIFVIEGAVADESGTVTAGNVGYRPNGCVHTVTSTNGATVLAVLTGDIEPAAARERAPASAIVTLSDLPWIDARPGVRQKRIWEDKATERRALLARFEPGAALPLHRHVGDELIFLVEGANADESGIVATGNMNYRPNGCVHAVTTQHGATVLAVVWGHTEPV; encoded by the coding sequence ATGACCGGTCCATGGTCCCAGATCATCGCGGTCGACGACGTCGCGTGGCAGGAGTTTCAGCCCGGCATCTCGTTCAAGGTCGTCTGGCAGGACCCGCCCACGAAGCGGCGAGCCCAGATGACGCGCTTCGCGCCGGGGGCACAGCTTCCCCTGCACCGGCACGTGGGCGACGAGCTGATCTTCGTCATCGAAGGCGCGGTTGCCGACGAGTCCGGCACGGTCACCGCGGGCAACGTGGGCTACCGACCGAACGGGTGCGTGCACACCGTCACCAGCACGAACGGCGCGACGGTCCTGGCGGTGCTCACCGGCGATATCGAGCCGGCCGCGGCCCGAGAGCGCGCGCCCGCCTCGGCGATCGTCACCCTGAGCGACCTGCCCTGGATCGACGCGCGCCCGGGTGTCCGCCAGAAGCGCATCTGGGAGGACAAGGCGACCGAGCGTCGCGCGCTGCTGGCGCGCTTCGAGCCGGGGGCGGCGCTGCCGCTGCACCGGCACGTGGGCGACGAGCTGATCTTCCTCGTCGAGGGCGCCAACGCGGACGAATCGGGAATCGTCGCGACCGGCAACATGAACTACCGCCCGAACGGATGTGTGCACGCCGTCACCACCCAGCACGGCGCGACGGTGCTCGCCGTGGTCTGGGGGCACACCGAGCCAGTGTAG
- a CDS encoding ABC transporter ATP-binding protein, with translation MLRVDRLAKRFGGYQALADVGLVVEPGSVHAVIGPNGAGKTTLFNVITGILPPTAGSVALEGRDITGWRADRVTHAGIARTFQQVRLFRGMNAVENVMVGRHARTHGGFGAALVRPPFRERGEEAETRRRARELLEVVGLAARADTWAGDLTLVEQRRLEVARALASDPRLLLLDEPAGGMTPVEVEDLNQLIRKIRESGVTVVLVEHHVRLVMRVSDVVTVLDAGRVIATGPPDRVRQDPRVIAAYLGREA, from the coding sequence ATGCTTCGAGTGGATCGGCTCGCCAAGCGCTTCGGAGGCTACCAGGCCCTGGCCGACGTGGGCCTGGTCGTCGAGCCGGGGAGCGTGCACGCGGTGATCGGGCCCAACGGCGCGGGCAAGACCACCCTGTTCAACGTGATCACCGGCATCCTGCCCCCGACGGCGGGATCGGTCGCGCTGGAGGGACGCGACATCACCGGCTGGCGCGCCGATCGTGTCACCCACGCCGGCATCGCCCGCACCTTCCAGCAGGTGCGTCTTTTCCGGGGCATGAACGCGGTCGAGAACGTCATGGTCGGCCGGCACGCCCGCACCCACGGCGGGTTCGGCGCGGCCCTCGTCCGCCCGCCCTTCCGCGAGCGCGGTGAGGAAGCCGAGACGCGCCGTCGGGCGCGGGAGCTGCTGGAGGTGGTGGGCCTGGCCGCCCGCGCCGACACCTGGGCCGGCGATCTCACCCTGGTCGAGCAGCGGCGCCTCGAGGTGGCGCGGGCCCTGGCCAGCGATCCGCGCCTGCTGCTCCTCGACGAGCCGGCCGGTGGCATGACCCCGGTCGAGGTGGAGGACCTGAACCAGCTCATCCGGAAGATCCGCGAGTCCGGCGTGACCGTGGTCCTGGTCGAGCACCACGTGCGCCTGGTCATGCGTGTCTCGGACGTGGTGACGGTGCTGGACGCGGGCCGCGTCATCGCCACCGGGCCGCCCGACCGGGTCCGCCAGGACCCGCGGGTGATCGCGGCCTACCTGGGACGCGAGGCATGA
- a CDS encoding amidohydrolase family protein, whose translation MKKDFPIFDCDSHVVEPPEIWDEYVPSDRRAWVKTQFHFHTDTDQLRINGRVVPATRERSNAAEVGWPRWNKKAVGALVPGTEPWQQQFGRLAGCRDPQARLRDMDAIGTDQVMLFPTWFVRLALVRDPEAAGILASAYNDWVYDYCAADRRRLFPCAVLPIQSVERSIDELRRAAKRGFKAAAVRPCFWGGRYPTMPEFDPLWREFEDLGMVLAMHTFPSREALTPEWAERIARTRGSGDGLLFTDEAVVYSPGQFLSNIVFSMEPSIDASEALGFIFEAMTWLTTVLMTGWLDKFPKLRAAVLESNATWLPLVLSRSRNFLDLYAFQRGPVVRDPVEVFYERCFIAFEGDEESVYRLWDQYENVGLWSSDYPHHDAEDAWEALELMAKHKVPAAVQHKLLGDNARRLYGIEPVLAVTERIEDYEPAKLPW comes from the coding sequence ATGAAGAAAGACTTCCCGATCTTCGACTGTGACAGCCACGTGGTGGAGCCGCCCGAGATCTGGGACGAGTACGTCCCGAGCGATCGCCGCGCGTGGGTCAAGACCCAGTTCCACTTCCATACCGACACCGACCAGCTCCGCATCAACGGGCGGGTGGTGCCGGCCACTCGCGAGCGGTCGAATGCGGCGGAAGTCGGATGGCCGCGCTGGAACAAGAAGGCGGTGGGGGCGCTGGTGCCCGGCACCGAGCCGTGGCAACAGCAGTTCGGGCGCCTCGCCGGTTGCCGCGACCCCCAGGCCCGGCTCCGCGATATGGACGCCATCGGCACGGATCAGGTGATGCTGTTCCCGACCTGGTTCGTCCGCCTCGCCCTCGTCCGCGATCCCGAGGCGGCCGGCATCCTCGCCAGCGCCTACAACGACTGGGTCTACGACTACTGCGCGGCAGATCGGCGGCGCCTGTTCCCGTGCGCGGTCCTGCCCATCCAGAGCGTCGAGCGATCGATCGACGAGCTGCGGCGCGCGGCCAAGCGCGGGTTCAAGGCGGCGGCGGTGCGGCCCTGCTTCTGGGGCGGACGCTACCCGACCATGCCGGAGTTCGATCCCCTCTGGCGCGAGTTCGAGGACCTGGGCATGGTGCTCGCCATGCACACGTTCCCATCGCGCGAAGCCCTGACCCCGGAATGGGCCGAGCGGATCGCGCGCACCCGCGGCAGCGGCGACGGGCTCCTCTTCACCGACGAGGCGGTCGTGTACTCACCCGGACAGTTCCTCAGCAACATCGTCTTCAGCATGGAGCCGAGCATCGACGCCTCCGAGGCCCTCGGCTTCATCTTCGAGGCGATGACCTGGCTCACCACCGTGCTCATGACGGGATGGCTCGACAAGTTCCCGAAGCTGCGGGCCGCGGTGCTCGAGTCCAACGCGACGTGGCTGCCCTTGGTTCTATCCCGCAGCCGCAACTTCCTCGACCTCTACGCCTTTCAGCGCGGGCCGGTCGTGCGCGATCCCGTTGAGGTCTTCTACGAGCGCTGCTTCATCGCCTTCGAAGGCGATGAAGAGTCGGTCTACCGCCTGTGGGATCAGTACGAGAACGTCGGCCTCTGGTCCTCGGACTACCCCCACCACGATGCGGAGGATGCGTGGGAAGCGCTCGAGCTGATGGCCAAGCACAAGGTCCCGGCCGCCGTGCAGCACAAGCTCCTCGGGGACAACGCCAGGCGCCTCTACGGTATCGAGCCGGTGCTGGCGGTCACCGAGCGCATCGAGGACTACGAGCCGGCCAAGCTGCCCTGGTAG
- a CDS encoding branched-chain amino acid ABC transporter permease, whose amino-acid sequence MGSYWESVLIFLGINTVLALSLYLPISAGQLSLGHGGFMAIGAYVTVICTTWLGWPLAPGLAAGGLAAAIAGALVGFPALRIRGIYLIILTMGFGEIVRIFFLNFEPTGQASGIGGIKPLTTLPLVTVVAALMVACLMRFRGSRIGRALRAVQEDEVAAEAMGVNLTRVKVTAFALGALGAGIGGGLYAHQALFIDPAQFGFFRSAEIFLIVVLGGVGTYWGPVVGAAVVTLLPEMLRFVQEWRMTVFGTLLVLCAVLRPAGLLAPRRRPAA is encoded by the coding sequence ATGGGCTCGTACTGGGAGTCGGTGCTGATCTTCCTCGGCATCAACACGGTGCTGGCCCTGTCGCTCTACCTGCCCATCTCGGCCGGCCAGCTCTCCCTCGGCCACGGCGGCTTCATGGCCATCGGCGCCTACGTGACCGTGATCTGCACCACGTGGCTCGGCTGGCCGCTCGCGCCCGGGCTCGCCGCCGGCGGACTGGCCGCCGCGATCGCGGGCGCGCTCGTCGGCTTTCCGGCACTGCGCATCCGCGGCATCTACCTGATCATCCTCACGATGGGCTTCGGCGAGATCGTCCGCATCTTCTTCCTCAACTTCGAGCCCACCGGACAGGCCTCCGGGATCGGCGGCATCAAGCCCCTGACCACCCTGCCCCTGGTGACCGTCGTGGCCGCGCTCATGGTCGCCTGCCTGATGCGCTTCCGCGGCTCGCGCATCGGCCGCGCGCTGCGCGCGGTGCAGGAAGACGAGGTGGCGGCCGAGGCGATGGGCGTGAACCTGACCCGCGTGAAGGTCACCGCCTTCGCGCTCGGCGCCCTCGGCGCCGGCATCGGCGGCGGCCTCTACGCGCACCAGGCCCTGTTCATCGACCCCGCCCAGTTCGGCTTCTTCCGTTCCGCCGAGATCTTCCTCATCGTGGTGCTGGGCGGCGTCGGCACCTACTGGGGTCCGGTGGTCGGCGCCGCGGTGGTGACGCTGCTGCCCGAGATGCTGCGCTTCGTGCAGGAGTGGCGGATGACCGTGTTCGGCACGCTGCTGGTCCTCTGCGCGGTGCTGCGGCCCGCCGGCCTCCTCGCGCCCCGCCGCCGCCCGGCCGCGTGA